A portion of the Parambassis ranga chromosome 22, fParRan2.1, whole genome shotgun sequence genome contains these proteins:
- the LOC114427851 gene encoding potassium channel subfamily K member 17-like: MEIKEMLNLARVPSILLLGVVYVAYVLIGGVVFWKLEGDLEQQDISRVLVKKQRLLVTYPCLNQEGLEAVAQVVTEASKAGTSLRGNYTTDGFWKYTSSAVFAATVITTIGYGNMCPNSTAGQIFCVFFALFGIPLNVVVLNRVGKYMLAIERNISDFIKEKTGRKRLTRFCFHLVSYLCGVVLFFVVPMIVFQQHEGWTYSQAIYYCFITLSTIGFGDYVADNNPNKTYPEWYSVLMASWIFFGLAWLALVINHAIDILERLNTYFKQWWHGQKQEEDGAGSGEGSNPDTQVEEEDEFKKPATHQ; this comes from the exons ATGGAAATAAAGGAAATGCTCAACCTGGCGCGCGTGCCTTCCATCCTCCTGCTCGGGGTGGTCTATGTGGCCTATGTGCTGATTGGCGGGGTCGTTTTTTGGAAGTTGGAAGGTGATCTGGAGCAGCAGGACATCAGTCGGGTACTGGTGAAGAAACAAAGGCTGCTTGTGACGTATCCTTGTTTGAACCAAGAGGGCCTGGAGGCTGTAGCTCAG GTTGTTACCGAAGCATCAAAAGCAGGCACGAGTCTGAGAGGAAACTACACCACAGATGGATTCTGGAAATACACCAGCTCAGCTGTGTTTGCTGCCACTGTGATCACAACTATAG GATATGGAAACATGTGTCCTAACTCCACCGCTGGCCAgatattctgtgtgttttttgcactGTTTGGAATCCCACTCAATGTGGTGGTGCTCAACAGAGTGGGGAAATACATGCTCGCCATAGAGCGGAACATCTCTGACTTCATTAAGGAGAAGACTGGGCGAAAG AGGCTTACACGCTTTTGTTTCCACTTAGTGTCTTACCTCTGTGGAGTTGTTCTCTTCTTTGTCGTGCCCATGATTGTCTTCCAACAGCATGAGGGCTGGACCTACTCACAGGCCATCTACTACTGCTTCATCACCCTCAGCACCATCGGCTTCGGAGATTATGTGGCAG ACAATAACCCAAACAAAACATACCCGGAATGGTACAGTGTCCTCATGGCCTCCTGGATCTTCTTCGGCTTGGCTTGGCTGGCCTTAGTTATCAACCATGCCATCGACATCCTGGAGCGGCTCAACACCTATTTTAAACAATGGTGGCATGgtcagaagcaggaggaggatggagcgGGCAGTGGAGAGGGTAGCAACCCCGacacacaggtggaggaggaggacgagttCAAGAAGCCTGCGACACATCAGTGA
- the LOC114427735 gene encoding potassium channel subfamily K member 16-like: MANFQLFQVKLSWTVFLALAHLTYLLIGATVFQVLEREAESNNRNHFQLEKLHFLANYTCLDGQALETFVQVILDAWEKGVNPSGNSTNPSNWDFSSSFFFAGTVVTTIGYGNLSPSTVSGQVFCVFYALCGIPLNLAFLKQLGKCLTIHLGHLERGVVSAVPHKTAVEALAVTVFFITGSLLFLVIPPMLFSYVESWTFGEGFYFAFITLSTIGFGDYVVGADPGKEYIALYRSLAGIWIIFALAWLALIFNVGTRIMAHVVLLTHPGFNKREEEEEDVSSTKLEDASKI; encoded by the exons ATGGCGAACTTTCAGTTGTTCCAAGTCAAACTGAGCTGGACAGTGTTTTTGGCTTTAGCCCATTTAACATACCTGCTGATAGGGGCTACCGTGTTCCAGGTACTGGAGCGAGAAGCTGAAAGCAACAACCGAAACCACTTTCAACTGGAGAAACTGCATTTCTTGGCCAATTACACCTGCCTGGATGGACAAGCCCTGGAGACGTTTGTTCAG gtgattTTAGATGCCTGGGAAAAGGGAGTGAATCCCTCGGGCAACTCGACAAACCCCAGTAACTGGGACTTCAGCAGCTCCTTCTTCTTTGCAGGCACGGTGGTCACAACTATAG GTTATGGCAACCTCTCCCCCAGCACTGTGTCCGGTcaggtgttttgtgtgttttacgcGCTCTGTGGAATCCCACTGAACCTGGCTTTCCTCAAACAGCTGGGCAAGTGTCTCACCATCCACCTGGGTCATTTAGAGAGGGGGGTGGTCTCTGCTGTTCCTCACAAG ACAGCAGTTGAGGCTCTGGCAGTGACTGTCTTCTTCATCACTGGCAGCCTTCTGTTCTTGGTCATCCCTCCAATGCTGTTCAGTTACGTGGAAAGCTGGACGTTCGGCGAGGGCTTCTACTTCGCCTTCATTACCCTCAGCACCATTGGTTTTGGAGATTATGTGGTGG GGGCAGACCCTGGGAAGGAGTACATCGCTCTGTACAGAAGCCTTGCAGGCATTTGGATCATCTTCGCTCTGGCTTGGCTCGCTCTTATCTTCAACGTGGGAACCAGGATCATGGCGCATGTGGTCCTCCTGACTCATCCAGGCTTTaacaagagggaagaggaggaagaagacgtGTCATCAACCAAACTAGAAGACGCATCCAAGATCTGA